A window of the Rhodoluna limnophila genome harbors these coding sequences:
- a CDS encoding aspartate aminotransferase family protein translates to MLQQAAKDNMFLHFTRHSPYFAKNGEIPIITHAEGHHFWDQNGKKYFDGISSLFSVNAGHGRHRLAEAAAKQMKELDYFPLWSHAHKPGIELSERLLSYAPKNMSRVFFTTGGGEANETAWKLAKQYFKLQGKPMKHKVLTRAVAYHGTSHGALSLTGIPSMKKAFEPLVPSTFRVPNTNWYRAQDDFETEEDFAKWAADRVEEMILFEDPDTVAAFFLEPVQNSGGCFTAPKSYFKRVREICDKYDVILVADETIDGFGRIGTMFASEMYDFEPDMLVCAKGMTSAYAPIGALIMSEKFFEPFKQGTTLFPHGYTYGGHPVSCAVALENLDIFDEEDLVGNVRRNAPEFRRTLEKLRDLPIVGDVRGEGYFYAIELVKDKNTKETFNDAESEKLLRGILSHRMFEEGLYCRSDDRGDPVVQLAPPLTIGPDQFNEIEQILRGCLDEAWRAM, encoded by the coding sequence ATGCTGCAGCAGGCTGCCAAGGACAACATGTTCTTGCACTTCACCCGCCACAGCCCATACTTCGCCAAGAACGGCGAAATTCCGATAATTACTCACGCCGAGGGCCACCACTTCTGGGACCAAAATGGCAAAAAGTATTTTGATGGCATTTCAAGCCTTTTCTCGGTGAACGCTGGTCACGGACGCCACCGCCTGGCCGAGGCCGCCGCGAAGCAAATGAAGGAGTTGGACTACTTCCCGCTCTGGTCTCACGCTCACAAACCGGGAATTGAACTATCTGAGCGCCTACTCTCGTACGCACCAAAGAACATGTCGCGAGTTTTCTTCACGACTGGTGGTGGCGAGGCCAACGAAACAGCCTGGAAGCTTGCCAAGCAGTACTTCAAACTTCAGGGCAAGCCGATGAAGCACAAGGTACTCACTCGCGCAGTTGCCTACCACGGCACCTCGCACGGAGCGCTTTCGCTAACCGGTATTCCATCGATGAAAAAGGCCTTTGAGCCACTTGTTCCATCGACATTCCGTGTACCAAACACCAACTGGTACCGCGCTCAGGACGACTTCGAGACAGAGGAAGACTTTGCCAAGTGGGCAGCCGACCGAGTTGAAGAAATGATTCTGTTTGAAGACCCAGACACGGTTGCAGCTTTCTTCCTTGAGCCAGTCCAAAACTCTGGTGGTTGTTTCACAGCGCCAAAGAGCTACTTCAAGCGGGTCCGCGAGATCTGCGATAAGTACGACGTGATTTTGGTAGCCGATGAAACCATTGACGGTTTTGGTCGAATCGGAACCATGTTTGCTTCAGAGATGTATGACTTTGAACCAGACATGCTGGTTTGCGCCAAGGGTATGACCTCGGCCTACGCTCCTATCGGTGCATTGATCATGTCAGAAAAGTTCTTTGAGCCATTCAAGCAGGGCACCACACTGTTCCCACACGGATACACCTACGGTGGCCACCCAGTTTCTTGTGCAGTTGCTCTGGAGAACCTAGATATTTTTGACGAGGAAGACCTGGTCGGAAATGTTCGTCGGAATGCACCAGAATTCCGCCGCACGCTTGAGAAACTGCGCGATCTGCCAATTGTGGGCGATGTTCGAGGCGAGGGTTACTTCTACGCCATTGAGCTTGTGAAAGACAAGAACACCAAGGAAACCTTCAACGACGCTGAGTCCGAGAAGCTGCTCCGCGGAATCTTGTCACACCGCATGTTTGAAGAAGGGCTCTACTGCCGCTCAGATGACCGTGGCGACCCAGTAGTCCAACTTGCTCCTCCCCTAACTATCGGACCGGATCAGTTCAACGAAATCGAACAGATTCTCCGCGGTTGCTTGGATGAAGCCTGGCGGGCGATGTAG
- a CDS encoding methylated-DNA--[protein]-cysteine S-methyltransferase, whose translation MTNIIFDASLSFNSPLGVISIYSLNEKVVRLRIGGEPAPANGRSSTLRKAERQISRYLSGKSKTLDFEVATLGTPFQEAVWRALESIEFGRTLSYGQIAQLCGNPKAVRAVGGAVAANPVPLRIPCHRVLGSTGQVTGYTPGLGIQTKLALLKLEGVSSHTSFERLDSIQT comes from the coding sequence ATGACAAACATCATCTTCGACGCGAGCCTTTCTTTTAACTCTCCGCTTGGCGTTATCTCGATTTACTCACTAAATGAAAAGGTGGTGCGGCTTAGAATTGGCGGCGAGCCAGCCCCGGCAAATGGCCGTAGCAGCACACTTCGCAAGGCTGAGCGCCAAATATCGCGCTATCTCAGCGGCAAGTCCAAAACACTAGATTTTGAAGTTGCCACACTCGGAACCCCTTTTCAGGAGGCAGTTTGGCGTGCGCTTGAGAGCATTGAATTTGGCAGGACGCTTAGCTACGGGCAGATTGCCCAATTGTGCGGAAACCCAAAGGCTGTTCGAGCCGTGGGCGGCGCAGTGGCAGCAAATCCAGTTCCGCTTCGCATTCCATGCCATCGAGTACTCGGTTCAACAGGACAAGTTACCGGGTACACGCCAGGGCTTGGAATCCAGACAAAGTTGGCCCTTCTCAAACTAGAGGGGGTTAGCTCACATACCAGTTTTGAAAGATTAGACAGCATTCAGACATAA
- a CDS encoding cob(I)yrinic acid a,c-diamide adenosyltransferase, translating to MVKLTKIYTRTGDEGMTGLSDFSRTRKTDPRIEAYADVDEANSAIGVAVALAKNEFDTETLALLSQIQNELFDLGADLSNPLNEHYEYEPLRVNNLWIDALEAAIDKYNGQLTKLDSFIIPGGTGLSAGLHLARTVVRRAERATWHAIEAYGTEPAKRGQHNGGINVAAAKYLNRLSDLLFVLARYANLNHGGDVKWVPAANREN from the coding sequence ATGGTCAAGCTAACGAAGATTTATACCCGCACCGGCGACGAAGGCATGACGGGTTTGAGTGATTTCTCGAGAACCAGAAAAACCGACCCTCGCATTGAGGCCTACGCAGACGTGGATGAAGCCAATTCGGCCATCGGTGTGGCCGTGGCGCTGGCAAAAAATGAGTTTGACACAGAGACTCTCGCGTTGCTGTCACAGATACAAAATGAACTTTTTGATCTCGGCGCAGATCTGTCAAATCCGCTGAACGAACACTACGAATACGAGCCATTGAGAGTCAACAATCTCTGGATCGACGCACTCGAGGCGGCCATCGATAAGTACAACGGACAGCTCACCAAACTCGACTCATTCATCATTCCGGGCGGCACTGGATTGTCGGCCGGCCTTCACCTGGCGAGAACTGTGGTCAGGAGGGCTGAACGTGCCACCTGGCATGCCATCGAAGCGTATGGCACTGAGCCGGCCAAACGTGGCCAGCACAATGGCGGCATTAACGTAGCGGCCGCCAAATACTTGAACCGCCTGAGCGACCTCTTGTTTGTTCTGGCTAGGTACGCCAATCTGAACCACGGCGGCGATGTCAAATGGGTTCCGGCCGCAAATCGCGAGAACTAG
- a CDS encoding gamma-aminobutyraldehyde dehydrogenase, with translation MSVRQLKNFINGEYVDSKSGETSEVINPATGEAYAHAPVSSAADVDAAYQAAAKGFEEWSQFTPSERQLALFRIADALEARAEEAADVESENTGKPRSTLVEYEMAPSVDQIRFFAGAARNLEGKAAAEYARDHTSWIRREPIGVIGQVTPWNYPLNMAVWKFAPAIAAGNTVVIKPSDTTPASTLLLAEIAAEFLPKGVFNVVAGNRDTGRAMIENEIPQMVSITGSVRAGMEVAKSAATDLKRVHLELGGKAPVIVCADADLQKAAAQIAIAGYFNAGQDCTAATRILVHESVHDEFLALLVAEVKANAITGDPSRDDILYGPLNNAGQLERVQGFIDRLPDHANLETGGVRVGDRGYYLEAAVLSGLKQKDEHIQSEIFGPVVTIQKFANDDEALRWANDVKYGLASSVWTQNHTRAMRFSKSLNFGCVWINTHIPLAAEMPHGGFRHSGYGKDLSQYGFEDYTRIKHVMSYIGD, from the coding sequence ATGTCGGTGCGACAACTGAAAAACTTCATCAATGGTGAGTACGTTGATTCAAAGTCTGGGGAAACCAGCGAAGTAATTAATCCGGCCACCGGAGAGGCTTATGCCCACGCTCCGGTCTCGTCGGCAGCAGATGTCGATGCTGCGTATCAGGCCGCAGCCAAGGGCTTCGAGGAGTGGAGTCAATTCACTCCGAGTGAACGCCAACTAGCCCTGTTCAGAATTGCCGACGCACTCGAAGCCCGTGCTGAAGAGGCTGCCGATGTGGAGTCGGAAAACACTGGAAAACCTCGAAGCACCCTGGTCGAATACGAGATGGCTCCATCGGTGGACCAGATCCGCTTTTTTGCCGGCGCTGCCAGAAACCTAGAGGGCAAGGCCGCTGCCGAGTATGCCCGTGATCACACGTCATGGATTCGGCGTGAGCCTATCGGTGTGATTGGACAGGTCACCCCTTGGAACTATCCACTCAACATGGCCGTATGGAAATTTGCTCCTGCAATTGCAGCGGGCAACACGGTGGTCATCAAGCCTTCAGACACTACGCCAGCATCGACCCTTCTCCTGGCCGAAATTGCCGCAGAGTTTTTGCCAAAGGGTGTGTTCAACGTGGTTGCTGGCAACCGAGACACCGGTCGCGCAATGATTGAAAATGAAATTCCTCAGATGGTTTCGATTACCGGATCCGTGCGAGCAGGTATGGAGGTTGCTAAGTCTGCTGCCACCGACCTAAAACGCGTGCACCTAGAGCTGGGTGGCAAAGCGCCAGTAATCGTTTGTGCTGACGCTGATTTGCAGAAGGCGGCTGCACAGATTGCAATCGCCGGATACTTCAACGCAGGTCAGGACTGCACGGCCGCTACCCGCATCTTGGTGCACGAGTCCGTTCACGATGAGTTCTTGGCTCTATTGGTAGCCGAAGTAAAGGCAAACGCAATTACTGGCGACCCGAGCCGTGACGACATACTTTACGGTCCACTGAACAACGCGGGTCAGCTTGAGCGCGTACAAGGCTTTATCGACCGTCTGCCAGACCACGCCAACCTCGAAACTGGCGGTGTCCGTGTTGGTGATCGGGGTTACTACCTAGAGGCTGCAGTCTTGTCAGGTCTAAAGCAAAAAGATGAGCACATTCAAAGTGAAATTTTTGGACCGGTGGTGACCATCCAGAAGTTTGCCAACGACGATGAGGCGCTTCGCTGGGCCAACGATGTCAAATACGGTTTGGCATCATCTGTGTGGACGCAGAACCACACCCGTGCCATGCGGTTCTCAAAGAGCCTCAACTTTGGTTGTGTCTGGATCAACACGCACATTCCACTGGCGGCTGAAATGCCACACGGCGGTTTCCGTCACTCGGGTTACGGTAAAGACCTTTCACAGTATGGCTTTGAGGACTACACGCGCATCAAGCACGTTATGAGTTACATCGGAGACTAG
- a CDS encoding FtsK/SpoIIIE domain-containing protein, which translates to MQFVWLVPSVILGLVAGATTGAWHMLALALLSLIIFPLAARGRRSREIDLSKPIEIVDGVVYIGDRQLPRWQIFWKQEWHDALYRKLKPELQTRRTIARLTAAHQWLEQAPGGFTVGATELGEPVALKLDGAEAHLLVIGATGSGKSILLKQLVSGALASREALDGRCRFWLLDFKGGAAFAGFSTSPAVERYVTDIDDHDPVELWKQVGVELIRRETALARGEAIENQLFIVIDELAEVFLRSPNAQPALSSLLARGRSLGMHLIAASQALTGVSQAMLANFGVRILLGRADPVTQSQLGFRSAADRLELPSGWLSGQLNFSSNVSSRFIFSAAPLL; encoded by the coding sequence ATGCAATTCGTGTGGTTAGTGCCTTCAGTGATTCTGGGTCTCGTGGCAGGAGCCACCACCGGCGCCTGGCACATGCTGGCATTGGCCCTGCTGTCACTAATTATTTTTCCTTTGGCCGCCCGAGGTCGACGAAGCCGTGAAATTGATCTTTCCAAACCCATCGAGATTGTTGATGGGGTGGTCTACATCGGGGATAGACAGCTGCCGCGCTGGCAAATCTTTTGGAAACAGGAGTGGCACGACGCCCTATACCGGAAACTCAAGCCGGAACTACAAACCCGCAGAACAATTGCTCGGCTGACAGCGGCACACCAGTGGCTGGAACAGGCACCCGGGGGTTTCACTGTCGGAGCCACTGAATTAGGTGAGCCTGTGGCTTTGAAGCTAGATGGGGCCGAAGCCCACCTCCTGGTCATCGGAGCAACCGGATCGGGTAAAAGTATTTTGCTCAAGCAACTTGTTTCTGGCGCCCTCGCGTCGCGAGAGGCACTAGACGGGCGGTGTCGGTTTTGGCTCTTGGATTTCAAAGGGGGAGCAGCCTTTGCTGGCTTTAGCACCAGTCCGGCTGTTGAACGATACGTCACAGACATCGATGACCACGACCCTGTCGAGCTCTGGAAGCAGGTGGGGGTTGAATTGATCCGGCGTGAGACAGCGCTGGCCCGGGGTGAGGCAATTGAGAATCAACTCTTTATTGTCATTGACGAGTTGGCTGAGGTGTTCTTGCGCTCGCCGAATGCGCAGCCAGCTTTAAGTAGCCTGCTGGCACGCGGTCGTTCTCTCGGAATGCACCTTATCGCCGCTTCGCAGGCGCTCACCGGTGTATCGCAGGCAATGCTCGCTAACTTTGGGGTCCGTATCCTCCTTGGGCGCGCCGACCCGGTGACTCAGTCGCAGTTGGGGTTTAGGTCCGCCGCCGACAGGCTGGAGTTGCCCTCGGGTTGGCTCTCTGGTCAGCTGAACTTCAGTTCAAATGTTTCCAGCAGGTTTATTTTTTCTGCGGCACCCCTGCTCTGA
- the yaaA gene encoding peroxide stress protein YaaA, translated as MYFLLPPSETKATGGSQSFALEQLHFPDLIEARAAVLGAYGASEINGVPGMAAIDRYTGTLYSAVHGRGLKGTSTANNSLSAAERDLAHGAVFIQSALFGLVGVNDALPVYKLNPSRKLNGLDLKKTWAAAHLSLWSAFGSVPILDLRSKAYAELAPIPPEVGAYSVVVFVEKDNGVREQLNHFNKKAKGQLVRSALIGQEIPKTIDELAERASLAGLKLEVSGRVITVVTRQAT; from the coding sequence ATGTACTTTTTGCTGCCGCCGTCTGAGACCAAGGCCACTGGCGGTAGCCAATCCTTTGCACTTGAGCAACTCCACTTTCCTGACCTCATTGAGGCTCGCGCAGCTGTGCTTGGCGCCTACGGGGCAAGTGAAATCAATGGGGTGCCGGGAATGGCCGCAATAGACCGTTACACCGGAACGCTTTACTCTGCAGTGCATGGTCGAGGGTTAAAGGGCACCAGTACAGCGAATAATTCGCTATCAGCAGCCGAGCGTGACTTGGCTCATGGGGCAGTGTTCATTCAGTCTGCGCTGTTTGGCTTGGTCGGGGTAAACGACGCTCTGCCGGTTTATAAGCTGAATCCGAGTCGCAAGTTGAATGGTCTGGACCTCAAAAAAACCTGGGCAGCCGCGCATCTTTCGCTTTGGTCGGCTTTTGGTTCGGTGCCCATTCTGGACCTAAGGTCCAAGGCCTATGCCGAGTTAGCTCCGATTCCTCCCGAAGTTGGCGCCTACTCGGTGGTTGTTTTCGTGGAAAAGGACAATGGAGTTAGGGAACAGCTAAATCACTTCAACAAGAAAGCCAAAGGGCAACTGGTTCGCAGTGCGTTGATCGGTCAGGAAATTCCGAAAACCATCGATGAGCTGGCCGAACGAGCGAGCCTAGCCGGCCTCAAACTTGAGGTTTCTGGCCGCGTCATCACCGTCGTAACCCGGCAGGCTACTTAG
- the atpD gene encoding F0F1 ATP synthase subunit beta codes for MAETKKKVAAPAAGTGRIARVTGPVVDIEFPHDAIPAIYNALTTEIVLDGEKSTLTLEVAQHLGDDLVRAIALKPTDGLVRGGLVTDTGAPISVPVGDVTKGHVFNVTGEVLNAKPGEKIEVNETWSIHRQPPAFDQLESKTNMFETGIKVIDLLTPYVQGGKIGLFGGAGVGKTVLIQEMIYRVAENHDGVSVFAGVGERTREGNDLIDEMTESGVIDKTALVFGQMDEPPGTRLRVALSALTMAEYFRDVQKQDVLLFIDNIFRFTQAGSEVSTLLGRMPSAVGYQPNLADEMGLLQERITSTRGHSITSLQAIYVPADDYTDPAPATTFAHLDATTELSREIASQGLYPAVDPLTSTSRILDPRYISKDHYETATLVKSILQKNKELQEIIAILGVEELSEEDKITVSRARRIQRFLSQNTYMATKFTGVAGSTVPLKDTIEGFSAIARGDFDHVGEQAFFNLGDINDVLKEWDRIQKESK; via the coding sequence ATGGCCGAGACCAAGAAGAAGGTTGCAGCACCTGCAGCCGGCACCGGGCGTATTGCTCGCGTTACCGGTCCAGTGGTTGACATCGAGTTCCCGCACGATGCCATCCCAGCGATCTACAACGCACTCACCACTGAGATTGTGCTTGATGGCGAGAAGAGCACTCTTACTCTCGAGGTCGCACAGCACCTCGGAGACGACCTTGTGCGCGCGATTGCACTGAAGCCAACTGACGGTTTGGTCCGTGGCGGTCTAGTTACCGACACCGGAGCACCAATCTCTGTTCCAGTGGGTGACGTAACCAAGGGTCACGTATTCAACGTGACCGGTGAAGTGCTTAACGCAAAGCCTGGCGAGAAGATCGAGGTCAACGAGACCTGGTCAATCCACCGCCAGCCACCTGCATTTGACCAGCTTGAGTCAAAGACCAACATGTTCGAGACCGGTATCAAGGTCATCGACCTTCTAACCCCTTACGTACAGGGTGGAAAGATTGGTCTATTCGGTGGTGCTGGTGTTGGTAAGACCGTTCTTATCCAAGAGATGATCTACCGCGTGGCTGAAAACCACGATGGTGTGTCTGTATTCGCCGGTGTGGGTGAGCGTACTCGTGAGGGTAACGACCTAATCGACGAAATGACTGAGTCTGGTGTTATCGACAAAACTGCACTGGTCTTCGGTCAGATGGATGAGCCACCTGGCACCCGTCTTCGCGTAGCTCTGTCTGCTCTAACCATGGCGGAGTACTTCCGCGATGTTCAGAAGCAGGACGTTCTATTGTTCATCGACAACATCTTCCGCTTCACCCAGGCCGGTTCTGAGGTGTCGACCCTTCTAGGTCGTATGCCTTCTGCCGTGGGTTACCAGCCGAACCTTGCCGATGAGATGGGTCTCCTTCAGGAGCGCATCACCTCGACCCGTGGTCACTCGATTACCTCGCTACAGGCAATTTACGTGCCTGCTGACGACTACACCGACCCAGCCCCGGCAACCACCTTTGCTCACTTGGATGCAACTACCGAGCTTTCTCGTGAAATTGCATCTCAGGGTCTATACCCAGCGGTGGACCCACTAACTTCGACCTCTCGCATCTTGGACCCTCGCTACATCAGCAAGGACCACTACGAGACTGCAACCTTGGTCAAGTCAATCCTTCAGAAGAACAAGGAACTTCAGGAAATCATCGCGATTCTTGGTGTTGAAGAGCTTTCTGAGGAAGACAAGATCACCGTTTCACGCGCACGTCGTATTCAGCGATTCCTATCGCAGAACACCTACATGGCAACCAAGTTCACTGGTGTTGCTGGTTCAACCGTTCCGCTCAAGGACACCATCGAGGGCTTCTCAGCCATCGCACGCGGTGACTTTGACCACGTTGGTGAGCAGGCGTTCTTCAACCTTGGTGACATCAACGATGTTCTAAAGGAATGGGACCGCATCCAGAAGGAATCTAAGTAA
- a CDS encoding RNA polymerase sigma factor, which yields MTPEQFVATYREHLPAISRYLGRRVDRDQVEDLAATVFEVAWQKRDSVTLGQELPWLYKIASFQVSNFRRRQSSALNFLTLTLSPDNAPSAESLAVFDADLAAGWAKLSPSDRALLALVAFDGLGVGEAAAALSISANAASAKLHRARAKLAKYLAVKD from the coding sequence ATGACACCCGAACAGTTCGTCGCGACATATCGCGAGCATTTACCGGCAATTAGCCGGTACTTGGGGCGTCGCGTTGACCGGGATCAGGTGGAGGACCTAGCCGCAACGGTGTTTGAGGTGGCCTGGCAGAAACGAGACTCGGTAACACTGGGCCAAGAACTCCCCTGGCTCTACAAAATTGCCAGTTTCCAGGTTTCAAATTTTCGTCGCCGTCAAAGTTCCGCATTGAACTTTCTAACCCTAACCCTGAGCCCCGATAACGCCCCCTCGGCAGAATCGCTAGCTGTCTTCGATGCGGATCTAGCTGCCGGATGGGCAAAACTGAGCCCCTCAGATCGAGCATTGCTTGCGTTGGTGGCCTTTGACGGCCTGGGGGTTGGCGAAGCCGCCGCAGCGCTCAGTATTTCTGCCAATGCCGCCAGCGCAAAGCTGCATCGCGCCAGAGCCAAACTTGCAAAATATCTAGCCGTGAAAGATTAG
- a CDS encoding Lrp/AsnC family transcriptional regulator encodes MSRVQRTNSTQLDDVSRSIIEQLQTDGRRSYAEIGKNVGLSEAAARQRVQKLTDSGVLQIVAVTDPKQLGFHRQAMIGVRCGGDTREIAKKLTAMPEVDYVVLTAGSFDILVEVVCENDDELIALLNSKIRTLPGVTSTESFVYLKVQKQVYNWGTR; translated from the coding sequence ATGTCACGGGTCCAACGCACCAACTCAACGCAGCTAGACGATGTTTCTCGATCAATCATCGAGCAGCTGCAGACTGACGGGCGCCGTTCCTATGCCGAAATCGGAAAGAACGTTGGACTAAGCGAGGCCGCCGCGCGCCAGCGAGTTCAGAAACTTACGGATTCTGGCGTACTTCAGATTGTGGCCGTGACAGATCCAAAACAGCTTGGGTTTCATCGCCAGGCAATGATCGGTGTTCGCTGCGGCGGCGACACCAGAGAAATCGCGAAAAAGCTGACCGCGATGCCCGAGGTTGACTATGTGGTCCTGACCGCCGGGAGCTTTGACATTTTGGTTGAGGTGGTCTGTGAGAACGATGATGAACTCATCGCCCTCCTCAATTCAAAGATCCGGACTCTGCCCGGAGTAACTTCTACCGAATCGTTCGTGTACTTGAAGGTGCAAAAGCAGGTTTACAACTGGGGCACCAGATGA
- a CDS encoding F0F1 ATP synthase subunit epsilon, with protein MATLRVELVAAEKAVWSGEAKMVVAKTVEGEIGLLPGHEPMLAILSSGEVRITLEDGNVIKASAEEGFLSVEHNVVSVVARHAALI; from the coding sequence ATGGCAACTCTGCGCGTTGAACTTGTAGCTGCTGAGAAGGCCGTATGGTCTGGCGAAGCCAAGATGGTTGTTGCTAAGACCGTCGAGGGTGAGATCGGTTTGCTTCCAGGTCACGAACCAATGCTGGCAATTCTCAGCTCTGGTGAAGTGCGCATAACTCTTGAGGACGGCAACGTCATCAAGGCAAGTGCTGAAGAGGGTTTCCTTTCGGTTGAGCACAACGTAGTCTCAGTTGTTGCTCGTCATGCCGCATTGATCTAA